A genomic window from Brassica oleracea var. oleracea cultivar TO1000 chromosome C8, BOL, whole genome shotgun sequence includes:
- the LOC106308370 gene encoding glutathione S-transferase T3-like, whose product MDPFSLNSLGFVNLLSSQCSQTTQTIDVGSSDVPKPVERRKWTTQEDIVLISAWLNTSKDPIVSNQQKLGSFWKRIEDYFNSSAQLTGFAPREWSQCKQRWGRVNEQVCKFVGSYEAALKEQASGQNENDVMKSAHDIFFNDYQAKFTLEHAWRELRFDQKWRSTSCAKDGAKEKQKEAAESVPDSDEARPPGVKACKAAKRKKKGNEAAFDRLESILDLKRNLSKQKILDRLLSKKLETLTESEVKVVGSGGHGFYKVYCFCRSRVLEVTGSTGAARFFLRLMGYRSSSSCTVV is encoded by the exons ATGGATCCCTTTTCTCTTAATTCTCTCGGGTTTGTGAACCTATTATCTTCTCAGTGCAGTCAAACCACTCAAACCATAGATGTAGGGTCCTCTGATGTTCCTAAACCGGTGGAGAGGAGAAAGTGGACAACACAAGAAGACATAGTCCTCATCAGTGCCTGGTTGAACACCAGTAAGGATCCCATAGTTAGTAACCAGCAGAAGTTAGGGTCTTTTTGGAAAAGAATAGAGGATTACTTTAATTCAAGCGCTCAGCTCACTGGCTTTGCTCCCAGAGAGTGGAGTCAGTGTAAGCAGAGGTGGGGAAGGGTTAATGAGCAGGTGTGTAAGTTTGTTGGAAGCTATGAGGCGGCTTTGAAGGAGCAAGCTAGTGGCCAAAATGAGAACGATGTCATGAAGTCTGCTCATGACATCTTCTTTAACGACTACCAGGCGAAGTTCACACTTGAACACGCGTGGAGGGAGCTGAGGTTTGATCAAAAGTGGAGATCGACCTCTTGCGCAAAAGATGGTGCAAAGGAGAAACAGAAGGAAGCTGCGGAGTCAGTCCCTGACTCGGATGAGGCTAGGCCTCCTGGTGTGAAGGCTTGCAAAGCAGCCAAACGCAAGAAAAAGGGGAATGAAGCAGCATTTGATCGACTAGAGAGCATTCTAGACTTGAAACGGAACCTATCGAAACAAAAAATACTAGATCGTCTACTCTCTAAGAAACTAGAAACTCTAACTGAGAGTGAG GTGAAGGTTGTTGGTTCTGGAGGTCACGGGTTCTACAAGGTTTATTGCTTCTGCAGGTCACGGGTTCTAGAGGTCACGGGTTCTACTGGCGCAGCACGTTTTTTTCTGAGGTTGATGGGTTATCGTAGTAGTAGTAGTTGTACTGTAGTGTAG
- the LOC106309991 gene encoding wall-associated receptor kinase-like 9 isoform X1 yields MSRYFLVKHGDHHVSIAPDDFVRSGCNSSRWTRDWTSQTFFYAHINGANLTASRSSCPSHCGSISIPYPFGIGSDCYLNEWFAIQCNNSTSGDLVPYLPKINKEVVKISLPDPNNFDDAKSYGSLRIKTNITSMGCSNSSDETKFDEPLNITGSPFTISRSNIFQAIGCNYKATLTHLDPTVVGCISTCEPRKIGDHTSCRGNKCCQVDPPSEIGQIVGISMEEISSNVTRKRGCRVAFLTDENQDPLAYREGKVTDPNWFYDRQYVRLQLRWAIQMKNLSFINSLGCTMGHSSSSVSPCICVNNTNDQISSVGCACHKGYIGNPYIMGGCKDIDECQLDKGNYENCRPQGGTCVNTPGSYQCVFKKYKTMPVTMGLCVGFGVLMMVFAVAFLLCKFIKKQRKIICKNKLFRRNGGLLLKQQLTSTEGSIEKTKVFTSKELKKATENFSSTRVLGKGGQGTVYKGMLVDGRIVAVKKSTVVDQDKVGEFINEVVILSQINHRNIVKLIGCCLETEVPLLVYEFVSNGNIFEHLHGEFDESAMTSWEMRLRIVIDIAGALSYLHSSASTPIFHRDVKSTNIMLDEKYRVKVSDFGTSRWVTDDHTHLTTVVSGTVGYVDPEYFQTSQFTDKSDVYSFGVVLVELITGEKPISLVRFLRNRTLAAYFILAMEENRLIDIIDPQIRAECKLEQVMAAAQLARRCLMLTGKDRPSMREVAMELERIRSSTKDLQSNVHIVINNAEEADIGVESCSVDTTSTLDAEPLFPGQTW; encoded by the exons ATGAGCCGTTATTTCCTCGTCAAACATGGTGATCACCACGTTTCGATAGCACCAGATGATTTCGTTA GAAGTGGTTGTAATAGCAGTCGTTGGACACGAGATTGGACTTCTCAAACTTTCTTTTACGCACACATTAATGGAG CAAATCTCACCGCTTCGAGATCATCTTGTCCGAGCCACTGTGGAAGCATCTCAATACCGTATCCTTTCGGGATCGGAAGCGATTGCTATCTCAACGAATGGTTTGCAATTCAATGCAACAATTCCACTTCCGGAGACCTTGTCCCCTATCTACCGAAGATTAACAAAGAAGTTGTCAAAATCTCTCTACCGGATCCAAATAATTTCGACGATGCCAAATCATACGGGTCACTTCGCATCAAAACCAACATAACGTCCATGGGATGTTCCAACAGCAGCGATGAAACAAAGTTTGATGAGCCTTTGAATATTACTGGATCCCCATTTACTATTAGCCGTTCCAACATCTTCCAAGCTATCGGCTGCAACTACAAGGCCACCTTGACACATCTTGACCCCACAGTGGTGGGGTGCATCTCGACTTGTGAGCCAAGAAAGATAGGTGATCATACAAGCTGCCGTGGTAACAAATGCTGCCAAGTAGACCCACCTAGTGAGATTGGACAAATAGTCGGAATCAGCATGGAGGAAATCTCTAGTAACGTAACAAGAAAGAGAGGGTGTCGAGTAGCCTTCTTAACTGACGAAAATCAAGACCCTCTAGCGTACCGTGAAGGCAAAGTAACTGATCCAAACTGGTTTTACGATAGGCAATATGTTAGACTCCAGCTAAGGTGGGCCATTCAGATGAAAAATCTCTCGTTTATCAATTCCTTGGGTTGCACAATGGGGCACTCCAGCTCTAGCGTTAGTCCTTGCATATGCGTGAATAATACAAACGATCAGATCAGCAGTGTAGGTTGTGCATGCCACAAGGGTTACATAGGTAACCCCTATATCATGGGTGGATGTAAAG ATATTGATGAGTGCCAACTCGACAAGGGTAACTACGAAAATTGTAGGCCACAAGGAGGCACTTGTGTGAATACTCCGGGAAGCTACCAGTGCGTATTCAAGAAGTACAAGACTATGCCAGTTACTATGG GACTATGTGTAGGTTTTGGTGTGCTGATGATGGTTTTCGCAGTTGCCTTTTTGTTATGCAAATTTATCAAAAAGCAAAGGAAGATCATTTGCAAAAATAAGTTATTTAGACGTAATGGAGGTTTATTGTTGAAACAACAGTTGACTTCAACAGAAGGCAGCATCGAGAAGACAAAAGTATTCACCTCCAAAGAGCTAAAGAAAGCAACTGAAAACTTCAGTTCAACAAGAGTGCTTGGAAAAGGTGGCCAGGGCACCGTGTATAAAGGAATGCTTGTAGATGGTAGAATCGTAGCTGTGAAAAAATCTACCGTTGTAGATCAAGACAAGGTGGGAGAGTTCATTAACGAGGTTGTCATTCTATCGCAGATCAACCACAGAAACATCGTGAAACTCATAGGCTGTTGCCTTGAGACAGAAGTGCCTCTTCTAGTTTATGAGTTTGTTTCTAATGGTAACATTTTTGAGCATCTTCATGGTGAGTTTGATGAGTCCGCAATGACTAGTTGGGAGATGCGTTTGCGCATTGTCATAGATATTGCTGGAGCTCTTTCATACCTCCACTCATCAGCCTCGACTCCGATTTTTCATAGAGATGTCAAATCTACAAATATAATGTTGGACGAAAAATATCGAGTTAAAGTGTCTGACTTCGGCACTTCAAGATGGGTAACTGATGATCATACCCACCTAACTACTGTGGTTTCAGGTACAGTTGGATATGTAGATCCGGAGTACTTCCAGACTAGCCAATTCACCGACAAAAGTGATGTGTATAGCTTTGGGGTGGTGCTAGTGGAACTCATCACCGGAGAAAAGCCCATATCCCTTGTCCGGTTTCTAAGAAACAGAACACTGGCAGCTTATTTCATTCTTGCAATGGAAGAGAATCGACTCATCGACATTATCGACCCTCAAATCAGAGCTGAGTGCAAGCTAGAGCAAGTCATGGCGGCAGCACAACTTGCAAGGAGGTGTCTGATGCTTACTGGAAAGGATCGACCGAGCATGAGAGAAGTGGCAATGGAGTTAGAGAGAATTCGCTCATCAACTAAAGATTTACAGTCAAATGTTCATATTGTCATAAACAATGCGGAGGAAGCAGATATTGGTGTGGAATCGTGTAGCGTTGATACAACTTCAACGTTAGATGCCGAGCCGTTATTTCCTGGTCAAACATGGTGA
- the LOC106309991 gene encoding wall-associated receptor kinase-like 9 isoform X2, with product MNCAPLLMTHLSLLLVLILASANLTASRSSCPSHCGSISIPYPFGIGSDCYLNEWFAIQCNNSTSGDLVPYLPKINKEVVKISLPDPNNFDDAKSYGSLRIKTNITSMGCSNSSDETKFDEPLNITGSPFTISRSNIFQAIGCNYKATLTHLDPTVVGCISTCEPRKIGDHTSCRGNKCCQVDPPSEIGQIVGISMEEISSNVTRKRGCRVAFLTDENQDPLAYREGKVTDPNWFYDRQYVRLQLRWAIQMKNLSFINSLGCTMGHSSSSVSPCICVNNTNDQISSVGCACHKGYIGNPYIMGGCKDIDECQLDKGNYENCRPQGGTCVNTPGSYQCVFKKYKTMPVTMGLCVGFGVLMMVFAVAFLLCKFIKKQRKIICKNKLFRRNGGLLLKQQLTSTEGSIEKTKVFTSKELKKATENFSSTRVLGKGGQGTVYKGMLVDGRIVAVKKSTVVDQDKVGEFINEVVILSQINHRNIVKLIGCCLETEVPLLVYEFVSNGNIFEHLHGEFDESAMTSWEMRLRIVIDIAGALSYLHSSASTPIFHRDVKSTNIMLDEKYRVKVSDFGTSRWVTDDHTHLTTVVSGTVGYVDPEYFQTSQFTDKSDVYSFGVVLVELITGEKPISLVRFLRNRTLAAYFILAMEENRLIDIIDPQIRAECKLEQVMAAAQLARRCLMLTGKDRPSMREVAMELERIRSSTKDLQSNVHIVINNAEEADIGVESCSVDTTSTLDAEPLFPGQTW from the exons ATGAACTGTGCACCACTACTCATGACTCATCTCTCACTACTACTTGTCTTGATTCTTGCTTCAGCAAATCTCACCGCTTCGAGATCATCTTGTCCGAGCCACTGTGGAAGCATCTCAATACCGTATCCTTTCGGGATCGGAAGCGATTGCTATCTCAACGAATGGTTTGCAATTCAATGCAACAATTCCACTTCCGGAGACCTTGTCCCCTATCTACCGAAGATTAACAAAGAAGTTGTCAAAATCTCTCTACCGGATCCAAATAATTTCGACGATGCCAAATCATACGGGTCACTTCGCATCAAAACCAACATAACGTCCATGGGATGTTCCAACAGCAGCGATGAAACAAAGTTTGATGAGCCTTTGAATATTACTGGATCCCCATTTACTATTAGCCGTTCCAACATCTTCCAAGCTATCGGCTGCAACTACAAGGCCACCTTGACACATCTTGACCCCACAGTGGTGGGGTGCATCTCGACTTGTGAGCCAAGAAAGATAGGTGATCATACAAGCTGCCGTGGTAACAAATGCTGCCAAGTAGACCCACCTAGTGAGATTGGACAAATAGTCGGAATCAGCATGGAGGAAATCTCTAGTAACGTAACAAGAAAGAGAGGGTGTCGAGTAGCCTTCTTAACTGACGAAAATCAAGACCCTCTAGCGTACCGTGAAGGCAAAGTAACTGATCCAAACTGGTTTTACGATAGGCAATATGTTAGACTCCAGCTAAGGTGGGCCATTCAGATGAAAAATCTCTCGTTTATCAATTCCTTGGGTTGCACAATGGGGCACTCCAGCTCTAGCGTTAGTCCTTGCATATGCGTGAATAATACAAACGATCAGATCAGCAGTGTAGGTTGTGCATGCCACAAGGGTTACATAGGTAACCCCTATATCATGGGTGGATGTAAAG ATATTGATGAGTGCCAACTCGACAAGGGTAACTACGAAAATTGTAGGCCACAAGGAGGCACTTGTGTGAATACTCCGGGAAGCTACCAGTGCGTATTCAAGAAGTACAAGACTATGCCAGTTACTATGG GACTATGTGTAGGTTTTGGTGTGCTGATGATGGTTTTCGCAGTTGCCTTTTTGTTATGCAAATTTATCAAAAAGCAAAGGAAGATCATTTGCAAAAATAAGTTATTTAGACGTAATGGAGGTTTATTGTTGAAACAACAGTTGACTTCAACAGAAGGCAGCATCGAGAAGACAAAAGTATTCACCTCCAAAGAGCTAAAGAAAGCAACTGAAAACTTCAGTTCAACAAGAGTGCTTGGAAAAGGTGGCCAGGGCACCGTGTATAAAGGAATGCTTGTAGATGGTAGAATCGTAGCTGTGAAAAAATCTACCGTTGTAGATCAAGACAAGGTGGGAGAGTTCATTAACGAGGTTGTCATTCTATCGCAGATCAACCACAGAAACATCGTGAAACTCATAGGCTGTTGCCTTGAGACAGAAGTGCCTCTTCTAGTTTATGAGTTTGTTTCTAATGGTAACATTTTTGAGCATCTTCATGGTGAGTTTGATGAGTCCGCAATGACTAGTTGGGAGATGCGTTTGCGCATTGTCATAGATATTGCTGGAGCTCTTTCATACCTCCACTCATCAGCCTCGACTCCGATTTTTCATAGAGATGTCAAATCTACAAATATAATGTTGGACGAAAAATATCGAGTTAAAGTGTCTGACTTCGGCACTTCAAGATGGGTAACTGATGATCATACCCACCTAACTACTGTGGTTTCAGGTACAGTTGGATATGTAGATCCGGAGTACTTCCAGACTAGCCAATTCACCGACAAAAGTGATGTGTATAGCTTTGGGGTGGTGCTAGTGGAACTCATCACCGGAGAAAAGCCCATATCCCTTGTCCGGTTTCTAAGAAACAGAACACTGGCAGCTTATTTCATTCTTGCAATGGAAGAGAATCGACTCATCGACATTATCGACCCTCAAATCAGAGCTGAGTGCAAGCTAGAGCAAGTCATGGCGGCAGCACAACTTGCAAGGAGGTGTCTGATGCTTACTGGAAAGGATCGACCGAGCATGAGAGAAGTGGCAATGGAGTTAGAGAGAATTCGCTCATCAACTAAAGATTTACAGTCAAATGTTCATATTGTCATAAACAATGCGGAGGAAGCAGATATTGGTGTGGAATCGTGTAGCGTTGATACAACTTCAACGTTAGATGCCGAGCCGTTATTTCCTGGTCAAACATGGTGA